In the genome of Aythya fuligula isolate bAytFul2 chromosome 23, bAytFul2.pri, whole genome shotgun sequence, the window cggtgcttttggggtgctttttttttgcccctaACGTCGCTCCCCTGCAGCTGGAGGGCCGGCAACTACAGCCAATTTTGGGGGATGACGCTGGAGGAGGGGATCCGCTACCGCCTGGGCACCTTCCGCCCGCCGCCCACCGTCATGAACATGAACGAGATGCACGTGagccctgcgcccccccccccgtgtccccctccccccaaaaaaaaacaaaacaaccccatggggaaactgaggcacgcgGCCCCTTGCGCCCAGCATCTCCACGGGGTCCCCGTCCCCGCGAGGGGCTCGGCACCCGGCGTGGAGGCGGGGAAGGggccgtgggggggggggttttggggggagccgggggggggctgttTGGAGACGGCAGCTCAGCACATTCCCCCGCTGCCGCTGTTGTTTTTGCCCCGCTGCTCCTCGCTGCGTTCCCATCGGAAAGCCGGCCCCGAGGCTGCTGAGTCGGCACAGccggggggggttgggggggggttCGGTGCCCCCGAGCTGCAGCCGAAAGCAGCCCCCGGGGGAAATGGAAATGAGGGGGGTGGGCAGCACACCGGGTGTCCAGGGGGGTCCCCGCTCGCCCCACTCAAGCCTTAAtttggggggctgtggggagcagcacgGAGCATCCCAAGGGGGTGCCCAGCATCAGCGGCACCGTGCTGGCAccgggggggctctgcccctgccATGCCACGaactgggaccccccccccgaggCCGGGAAGCCCCCCAGGAGAGAGCCAAGCACGCGGCGCACACCCAGCGCCGTGGCCTTGACCCCCCCCGAGGTTTAATTTTAGCGTTTCCTGcgctgggctgggctgagctgggtgCCGCAGCCTCCCCAGGAAGGCTGAGCTGTGCGTGGCCGGGGCGGGGGCACCgtcctgtgtccccccccctccccgaaaAGGAAACGCCGGGCGTGAGTCAGCCACGGGGGTCAGGGAGGGCAGCGCCGGATAGGGGCCACAAGGAGGGGGCCCCCCCTTGCGCCCCCGTTGGCACCCGGGGCCGGATGCTGGGGGCTGGCACAGCTGAGCCCAAATTTAGGAAAGGAGCTGGgtcctcgggggggggggggggcacttgTATCCTGGTTAACCTCaaccaggggctgggggggtccccgACCCAAGGGGTCCAACCCCATGATGtctgcagtggggctgggggttcAGTGTGGGGCTGTGGAGCACAGCTTTGGGGTTGCAATGGAAGgggtgtgtttggggggggggggtccccatgCCTTGAGCATCCCCCCACACCTCCGCAGGTGCCCATGGACTCCAACGAGGTGCTGCCCCCCCACTTTGATGCAGCCACCAAGTGGCCGGGGATGATCCACGAGCCCCTGGACCAGGGCAACTGCGCCGGATCCTGGGCGTTCTCCACGGCTGGtgggggcactgggatggggtggggtgggcacaatgggatgggatgggatgggcacaatgggatgggatgggcacaatgggatgggatggaatgggatgggcacaatgggatgggatgggcacaatgggatgggatgggtcGGGGTGGTCTCTGGGGACAGGGACTGGAGGGACTGGAGCCCAAACCCAtggaggtgggagcagggcaggaccccggggagctgcccccagccccgatTTCCCCCCCCTGTGCTCACCCCCAGCCGTCGCCTCCGACCGCATCTCCATCCACTCCATGGGGCACATGACGCCCTCCCTGTCACCCCAAAACCTCCTCTCCTGCGACACCCGCAACCagcggggctgcagcggggGGCGGCTGGACGGGGCCTGGTGGTACCTGCGCAGGAGGGGGTGAGTGGGGACGGGGGTGGGTGCGGGGACgggggctgccagccctgctggggaggggatggggtgggatgggaacaatgggatgggattgggatgggcACAATGGGATGGGCATAATGGGATGGGAgggggatatgggatgggatggggatagggatatgggattgggatgggatgggataggCGCAATGGGATGGGCacaatgggatgggatggatggCATGGGATGAggatatgggatggggatggggatatgggatgggataGGGGtatgggattgggatgggatgggatgggataggCACAATGGGATGGACACAATGGGATGGGATTGGAATGGGGATATGGGATTCGGATGGGCACAATGGGATGGGCACAGTGCGATGGGAGGggatggatgggatgggatgggatgggcacaatgggatgggaatggggatggggaggggatgggattggAATGGGAatagggatgggatggggatgggatgggatggggatgggaatcGGATGGGCAcaatgggatggggatgggacgggacggtACAGGGAcaggtccttctcctcctcaCGCCCTCGCCCTCTCTCATCAGGGTGGTGACAGACGAGTGCTACCCCTTCACCAGCCCCGACAGCCAGCCGGCGGCACCGCCCTGCATGATGCACAGCCGCTCCACGGGACGGGGCAAGCGGCAGGCCACGGCGCGCTGCCCCAACCCCCAGACCCACGCCAACGACATCTACCAGTCCACCCCCGCCTACCGCCTCGCCTCCAGCGTGAGCACCCATGGGACCCGGGGCTGGAGGGAAACGGGGGGGCACCCGCTGCaaaccgccccccccccgggtggGATTTGGGGTATCTCCAAGGGGGTTTGGGGTCACCCTGCTGGGTGccccctggggtgctggggagggtaGAGGTTGGGGGGGCTCTTCCCTGGGGGGCAGCCGTGCCCACCCGGTGCCAGGCGGCTCCGTGCTTGCAGGAGAAGGAGATCATGAAGGAGCTGATGGAGAACGGCCCCGTGCAAGGTGAGGAGCTGCCGGGGGCACTGAGCCCTAAATTTGGGGGATCTGCTGCCAGAGGGACAGCTCAGGACCGGCCGTGGGGCTGGGCCCCCCCAGCTTGGCTGCTGAGCACCGTCacgctgccctccctgctcatTAACCTccttgatttgatttttttaatcccctCCCCTGGCCGAGCCTTggcacagccccggccccccgccctcctcctgctcctgggggggTGCTGAGCTCCGGCTGCTCGGtgcctgtgtccccccccccccaacccccccagccccccaaagccctctgctcctgcccgcAGCCATCCTGGAGGTGCACGAGGATTTCTTCCTGTACCGCAGCGGGATTTACCGGCACACGCCCGTGGCCGAGGGCAAGGGGCCGAAGCACCAGCGGCACGGGACGCACTCGGTCAAAATCACCGGGTAGGGGCTCGGGGGGGCTGGGAAaaggggtgcgggggggggctggagcctggagatggagctggggctggggctggaacTGGGGCTGGAGAATGgtgtgggagctggggctggtgctggtggtgctggagctggttctggagctggagctggctctggcaCTGGTGTTAGAGCTGGAACTGGTGTTGGCACTGGTGCTGGaactggtgctggtggtgctggtgctggttctggagctggtgctggtgctagATACTGGTGTGGGAGcccagtgctggtgctggtggtgctggtgctgtttcgggagctggagctggcactGGAGCCTGGCACTGGTGCCGGAGCCTGGTTTTGGAGCTGTTTCTGGTACTGGTTCTGGAGCTGGtactggtgctggtggtgctggttCTGGAGCCTGGTATGGGAGCCGGTGcaggagcccagagctggagctggtgctgctggcactggtTCTGATTCTGGCACTGGTGCTGGTCGtactggtgctggtggtgctggagctggtcCCGGTGCCAGCAGGGACCCCGAGCGCACGGCGCTGGGCACCAGGGCCAGGACCGGGGTGGGGGGCGCACTCCCCCTGCCCCCATCCCAACCCTTGGGAAACAAGAGGGGGTTCACGGCCCCCCCAGGATCACAGCACGGGGTGGGTGGGGGGCAAAAATGGGTGCACCCCCCATGCACCCCCCAAAAAtggagcctggggggggggtccccgctcACCCCCTGCCCTCCCGCTGCAGGTGGGGCGAGGAGCAGCTGCCCGACGGCCAGACCCTAAAATACTgggtgagtttttttttttgtacaagcGAGgctggggggtcctgggggggtccGGGCACTGAGCTGAagccgtgtcccccccccccccagacgGCAGCCAACTCGTGGGGCAGGGCGTGGGGCGAGGACGGGCGCTTCCGCATCGCCCGCGGCGTCAACGAGTGCGAGGTGGAGAGCTTCGTGCTGGGCGTCTGGGGGCGCGTCGGGGTGGAGGACATGCCCCACAAATGACCCCCCCTTCCCcacgacccccccccccccgagacGGCCttgatccccccccccccagaccctcccCAGCCGGGGTCAGTCGGGGtcatgcccccccccccccccgtgacCCCAGCGCCCTGGGGTGCTGACGCAGCGGCCGGGTGCATCGGGGCGTGAatggggtttttgggggggggaatgaggccggggggggggggcaaccCCGCTGCCTGTGGGATTTACCCGTTAATCCCCCCCCCTCCGGGCTCGGCGGGCTCTTTGTCGGCAGCCGGGGGCTCTTCAAAGgcggcccccccccgccccagccctctcccagccccattATATggcgggggggctgcagtgggacCCCCCCTCCAAGATATGGTCCCttattcccccccccaaaattcCCCATGCCCCTTTTGGGGGGGGTAGCACAGCACCACGCAGCCGGGGGGGTTCCTCCGTGCCccccagggctggaggagcccccccaaggctgggtgctgctggcacccaagggtgggggggtcccctgtgccccccccccgcctcgtCCCAATGGTGCTAAGGGCTTTTTGTGCAGGGACGTggccctggggaccccccccaagTGTCCCCATGGGGCCGCAGCTGGGTCCAGAGCAgcctcacagcccccccccttttccttcccacccccccacGCCGGGCTGTacttttaaaccatttttttgttgttttattttttttttttgtatttattttgctttttaatatttgtaaataaactCCTGGAAGCCTCCCGGCGGGCGCGTGGCCCCATAGGGTGCGAGCTTGTGGGGtcggggatggggagggaaggggggacCCAGGGTTTAGGgtaaaggggaagggggggcagCACCtggaagggctgggggggcctgataagggctgggggggggctgatAAGGGCTGCGGGGGCCTGATAAGGGCGGCTTTGTCCGGCCGCCTTCCTGTTTTGTTGGCACGCTGTGACCTCGGCCgcgggctgcaggagctgcgggGCCCCAGGGATCAGGGGGCTGGATGCGTGGGGGGAGAGGGTGAGGGGCTGCCAAGGGGGTcttggggtttttttggggggggtcccagcggTGAGAGACTCAAAAGTGAGGCTGGGGGTGTGCAGAGCGcgtgggatggagctgggatgGTGTCTGGGGTCAGCCCGTGCGTGTGGCTGTCCCCACAGgcaccccagccccatcccgTACCCATGTCCCCGTCCGTCCCAGCCCCACATCCACCCCATAACCACGGCCATCCCAGCCccaccctgtccccatccccacggcCATCCCAGCCCCATGTCCTTGTCCATGCCATCCCCCCATCCACGTCCATCCTGTCCCTACATCCATCCCATACCCCCgtccaccccatcccatcccaataTCCATCCCCACATCCATCCCGTCCCCATATCCACCCCCTATCCACATCCACCCCAACCCCATCCCAATATCCGTCCTGTCCCCATATCCATCCCGTCCCCAACCCTATCCCATCCCTACATCCATCCCCAAATCCATCCcgtcccccttcccctgcccacacCGTTCCCAAATCCCAGCCGCGCCCCAGCAGCTCGGGCTGTCCCCACCCCTTTATTTTTcgccttttctccctttttttgcctctttttggTTTCGATTTGCAGTCAGTCTGGCTCggagccccacagccctgcctctggTCCCCCCCCCAGCGTGGAGTGGGGCGGCACCTGGTGGTGGGATCctgccctgcaccccccccccccaatgatAAAAACACCCAGGAGCCCAAATCCCCTCCCAAAATAAGCCAGAAAGGGCCCGGCTCCAACTATTTTGGGAATTAGCAGGGGTTACTCCAGCGGTCCCACACCTTTGGCTGAGGGTTagaaaaatcccaaacccaGGCGGTGCTTCTGAGGGAATCAGAGTTTACGGTGCTTGAAAATCTCCCTTTTTGTagaaaaaatccttcaaatATGGGGAAGGAACGCGGCCTTCACACCCCGCTCCGAGCTGCTTCCCATTAAGGGAAATTAAACCCAGAATTGTAGAGATGTCAGTTTAGAAGCAGAGGAAGGCTTCGTGCTGCTCACCTCCTGGCTGTGCCTCAGAAGAGGAGCAGGGCACGGCTTTTGCCGTAAATTAGgacaaaaaaggtaaaaaaaaaatggattttatggAAGCGAAGGGAGGCGTCCCACAGcccgggcagccccgcagcttTCCTCCTGCCCGGGGCTGATCCTGGCCCCCAGCAGCAACACCAGGGCTGTGGGTACGGGACATCCACGGCCCCCcggggttttttttggggggccAGCACCCCACAAACAGcccaggcaggagagcagcgTGCGGGGTGCTTTATTCCAGAGCTGCACAACGAGGCTGGCACCGCTCCCCGGCTCGGCTTCCACGGGCAGAAAGAAATCAGGACACGTTGGCAAGGAGCTGGCCCTGGCTTCCTGCAGGATTTTGGGCCAGAAACGGGAAAATCCAGGTGGTCCCTAGAGGCATGGCACGGGCTGGCTCCTGGTTTGGCCGTCGCACCTCGTggcacagccccggggcagcAGAACCGTGCGGTGGCACCGCAgggaccggcaccgggaggcaccagcagggctctgggggtggggggggggtgtcccgGGGCAATTTGGGGGCGCAGCGAGGGGTCCTGGGGTGTCACAACATGCGGGTGACCACCATGGTGAGGAAGTCCTCGTAGCTGAGGCGGACGTTGCCCAGCAGCGCCGTGTCCTTCTCACGGAAAGCCTCGGTGGTGCTCTGGAGCTGCATGCAGATGTGGATGAAGCGGTCGAGCTGGATGCTGGGGTCGGGCGACCTCGGGGCGTAGcgggccagcagcagctggctgaacTGGGGGCTGAGGTTGTAGCCCAGCTGGGAGAAGGCTGGGAGGGAGAAGCACTCGGGttaaaaccccccaaaaaagaaggGTGACAGCCCCAGCTCGTGCACACCCATCCCCACCACACTCCAGGATCACCGAGGGAGGAAGGAACCCAATAAAAGCCCAAATTCCAGGGATGTTTCTCTCCCATTTAGCCACACACGCCCAAGGGCTCCTCCCAGCGCAGGGCGAGGCTTAGCCACAGCCCTTTGGGAGAACAACGGGGAGAAAGGGATTTCCTAAAGACTGGGGTTCGTAACAcggctgggctgcagctcctcgaATCCTCCCCGTGGGCAGCGCAGCTCCTCGGGTCCTCGCTCTGCAGCCCCGTgcaggggacacggggagcTCGGGGACACCCAGGAGCTTGGGGACACCCAGGAGCTCGAGGacaggctggaaagcagcagcaggcagagcaatAAACCCCACAGAGCCCATGGTCGGTGCCCCCCGTCCCTCGCCCACCTTGCTGCAGCTCGCTGAAGCTGATGGAGCCCGAGCGGTCGCGGTCGAACTGCTGGAAGAGATTCCTCCACTGCTGGATGAAGCGCAGCAGAGCCGAGAAGCCGTACACGTCGATGCGGCCGGAGCGGGTCCTGTCAAACgtgtctggagaagagaaaaataaaaaaaaataaaaagagaagggCGGCgaggagcggagcggggccgtgcgccggtgctcccagtgctcccagttctcccagtgctcccagttctCCCGGTGGCTGCTCACTGatcatcagcaggcaggtgtcgTCGTCGAAGGCCGTCCAGTTGGAGTTGAGCAGCGCCTGCTTCAGCTCCCGCACCGAGATGTGGCCGCTGCCGTCCGCGTCCACGGCCTGGAACCAGGCGAAGGCTTCGGGATCCACGCCCGGGGGGGCGCAGCCTGTTGGGGGGGGGTgacggggagggggaggggggcaccgTCAGCACGCACCGGGCTCCGGTTCTGCTCGGGTCCCGGTTGGATCTGGGGGTGCAgggtaggggggggggggtccctgtgGATGTACTCACCtggggggggcggccccgccgggGGGGTGCCCGTAGGGGGCTCCGGGCCCGCCGGGGTATGGCCCGGCACCGGGACAGCCCTGGGGGGGAAATGGCACGGTCAGGGGGgtaccgggaccccccccccaggacccccaggacTCTGCCCCGGGACTCCCAAGACCCCCAGGGCCCCTTGAatcccccccagcacccccaggccccGGCCTGGGACCCCCCAGGAACCGCCGGGACCCCCCGGTCCTCTCCGGGACCCCCAGGCCCCAACCCTGGGACCCTCCCGGGACCCCCGAATGCCCCCCGGGACCgctctgggacccccagccccccccagtCCTCCGGGGACCCCCGAatccccccccggctcccccagGCTCCTGCCCCGGGACTCCCCTGGTCCCCCTGGGTCCCCTGAatccccccgggaccccccaggaacccccgggacccccccggtcCTCTCCAGGACCCCCGAATCCTCCCCGGGAACGCTCCGGGACCCCCAGTCCCCATCCCCAAGCCCCCCCCAGTCCTCTGGGGACCCCCAAATCACCCCCCAGGACCCTCCCGAACCCCTCTGGGACCCCCAGACCCTTACCCCGggaccccccgggaccccccgggaccccccaagacccccagggacccccccgggccccccgaATCTCCCCCGAACCCCTCCGGGACCCCCAGACCCcagccccgggaccccccccggtcccccccggACCCCTCAGGGACCcccaggcccaggcccaggcccaggcccaggccccGGGGTCCCCGGGCCCTCCCCGGGAccccccggtcccggtcccggccccaCCTGTCCCGGAAACGCCGCCATGAttccgccaccgccgccgccgccgccactgACAGTGCCCCGCTTCCGCCTCCTGACGTCACGAGCGTCCCGCCCTCCCATTGGTTGCACCGCGCGGTTGAGCCCCGCCAGGTCCCGCCCCCGCTCTGGGTGTGGGCGGGGACTCCTGGGGCTTAAAGCGGCGATGGTGATGGGGGGGGAGTGGGGCCCACCGGAGAGGGAGGCCGGcggggtcggggtcggggtcggggtcggggtcggggtcggggtcggggtcggggtcggggtcggggtcggggtcggggtcggggtcggggtcggggtcggggtCCTCCCAGGGCCTACAGCAGCCCGGGGTCCCCACCATACCTCCACGTCAGGCCCAGgatcatcatcaccatcatcatcatcatcatcatcatcatcatcatcattgacatccccaccaccaccaccatccccaccatcatcatcatcaccaccaccaacacCCCGATCAACAGCTCATCATCATCATCGCCATCGTCctcatcaccaccaccaccatcatcatcatcatccccATCATCATCATCGATATCATTGACACccccatcatcatcatcatcatcatcaccaccaccaacacCCCAATCAACAGCCcatcatcatcaccaccaccatcatcatcatcgacatccccatccccaccaccatccccaccatgccatcatcatcatcaccaccaccaccgttATCCACATCACCAGCCCTccccaccatcaccaccaccatcatcTCCATCATtgacatcatcatcatcaccaccatcatcatcatcgacatccccatcaccaccaccatcccCATTGACATCACCACCATTAtcatcaccaccatcaccaccaccatcatcaCCATCACCATCATCACCACCACCCCCCAGATCATCAACAGCCCCCcccaccatcatcatcatcacccctctcatccccatccccaccaccaTCCCCACCATGCcgccatcatcatcatcatcaccaccaccatcagCATCTCCATCATtgacatcatcatcatcaccaccatcatcatcaccatcacCTCCATCATTGACATCATCATCATgaccatcatcatcatcgtcACCCCACCCACCAcccccatcaccaccaccatcatTGACATCCCCAACACCACCGCCATCCCCATCGTCATCAccatcatcaccatcatcatcgTCACCGccatccccaccaccaccaccccccccatCACTGTCCTCATCACCATCATCCCCATCACCCCCATCATCAtccccatcaccaccaccatcaccatcatcaccagcaccaccaccaccattaTCACCACCATCAGGATGGGAGCAGGGCTCTGGCCTCAGCCCCATGCACAGGAACGGGGACAggaatggggacagggacacggatggggacatggggacagggacaggaatGGGGACACGGACGGGGACgaggacagggatggggacatggatggggacatggggacatggggacacggggccaCAGCAGACACACCACGAGAGGAGCCACGCGTGGGGCAGCACTCGGCTGTATTTCATCGGGGCAGGATCCACCcgccccacagccacccccccgcaccccctgagccccccgagccccccggggagCGCCGCAGCCCCCTGGAAAACGGGGGCAAGAATAAATCCAGCAGCGGGCGGCACCCGGCGCCGGCTCAACCGAAGGGCCCCTTGGCGTTTTTGGGTTGGAAAAGGGGCTGCTCCACGGGCAGGGCGCCCATGCACTCGGCCGGGCTGCAGTGCCCGGTTTTGCCCGGGGGTCCCGTGGCCCCCGGGGGGCCGGGGATACCGGGGATGCCCTGCTGGCCCACGGGGCCCGGTGGCCCCATCTTCCCGTAGCCCGGTGGTCCCTGGGGGCCTgcgaggggaaaaaagagggggaggaaggtggCACGGGGCAGGCGGTGCCCAGCAGGAGGGTGGGGGCGGGTGGGGGGCTCAcctgggggtcccggggggccGCTGTCCCCCATCATCCCCACgcctttctcccctttctctcctttggCGCCCGGTTctcctgggggagaggggaggagggtgAGACCCCGGCACGGGGGGTGTTTGGGGACACCCCAGTGCCTGGGGTCACCCCAGTGCTTGGGGACAACCCAGAGTCTGGGGACACCCAGGTGCTCAGGGACACCCCAGCTCTTGGGGACACCCCAGTGCTCGGGGACAccctggtgcttagggacaccCCAGTGCTCGGGGACACCTCAGCGCCTGGGGACACCCCGGTGCTCAGGGACGCCCCAGTCCTTGGGGACAACCCAGAGTCTGGGGACACCCTAGAGCCTGGGGACACCCCACTGCCTGGGGACACCTTGGTGCTCAGGGACACCCTGGTTTTTGGGGACAACCT includes:
- the TINAGL1 gene encoding tubulointerstitial nephritis antigen-like; this translates as MRPQKGAAGPGEALGGGGGGGAERSARRVRQRLQVGDIAGTMRLPWALLCLWLLAGAAGAARARTRRELAPGLYEHGVYDAGGSYCQRGDVCCHGRDDGCTVPYLDTICYCDLFCNRTVSDCCPDFWEYCLGIPAPFPKVQGCARAGRTYPSGATYRENCNLCTCSPGGQWQCEDNACLVDGDLIDAINGGNFGWRAGNYSQFWGMTLEEGIRYRLGTFRPPPTVMNMNEMHVPMDSNEVLPPHFDAATKWPGMIHEPLDQGNCAGSWAFSTAAVASDRISIHSMGHMTPSLSPQNLLSCDTRNQRGCSGGRLDGAWWYLRRRGVVTDECYPFTSPDSQPAAPPCMMHSRSTGRGKRQATARCPNPQTHANDIYQSTPAYRLASSEKEIMKELMENGPVQAILEVHEDFFLYRSGIYRHTPVAEGKGPKHQRHGTHSVKITGWGEEQLPDGQTLKYWTAANSWGRAWGEDGRFRIARGVNECEVESFVLGVWGRVGVEDMPHK
- the PEF1 gene encoding peflin, which gives rise to MMVVMMMMSMMEMMVVVMVGRAGDVDNGGGGRQEAEAGHCQWRRRRRWRNHGGVSGTGCAPPGVDPEAFAWFQAVDADGSGHISVRELKQALLNSNWTAFDDDTCLLMINTFDRTRSGRIDVYGFSALLRFIQQWRNLFQQFDRDRSGSISFSELQQAFSQLGYNLSPQFSQLLLARYAPRSPDPSIQLDRFIHICMQLQSTTEAFREKDTALLGNVRLSYEDFLTMVVTRML